One segment of Pleomorphomonas sp. PLEO DNA contains the following:
- a CDS encoding Hsp33 family molecular chaperone yields the protein MSTVDRPSTPAGAPAGDDAVLPFAVEALDLRGRVVRLGPAIDTILSRHDYPPAVSRLLAEAVALTALIGTSMKFEGRFILQTQSDGPVSMLVVDFDSPDALRACARFDADAVAAAVTAGRDRPEDLLGQGHLAMTVDQGAHMSRYQGIVELDGRSLEEAAHGYFLQSEQIPTRVRLAVAEVLTRDPGREPHRAWRAGGLFLQFLPESSERVGQRDLHPGDAPEGASATVEEDDAWVEAQSLAGTVEDAELIDPAVSAETLLYRLFHERGARVFEPQPLVERCRCSRDAVSAMIASFSPAERIDMVENGRIGVTCEFCSTHYDFDPREFETDEA from the coding sequence ATGAGCACTGTCGATCGCCCCTCCACACCCGCTGGCGCACCTGCCGGCGACGACGCCGTGCTGCCGTTCGCCGTCGAGGCCCTCGACCTGCGCGGCCGCGTCGTGCGGCTCGGACCGGCGATCGACACCATCCTCAGCCGTCATGACTATCCGCCCGCCGTGTCGCGGCTTCTTGCCGAGGCGGTGGCACTGACGGCACTGATCGGCACCTCGATGAAGTTCGAGGGCCGGTTCATTCTGCAGACGCAGTCGGACGGCCCGGTGAGCATGTTGGTGGTGGACTTCGACTCACCTGATGCCCTGCGCGCCTGTGCCCGCTTCGATGCCGACGCCGTGGCGGCCGCCGTCACTGCCGGGCGCGACCGGCCCGAGGATCTCCTCGGCCAGGGCCATCTTGCCATGACCGTCGACCAGGGCGCCCACATGAGCCGCTATCAGGGCATCGTCGAGCTCGACGGTCGCTCGTTGGAAGAGGCGGCGCATGGCTATTTCCTACAGTCCGAGCAGATTCCGACGCGTGTCCGCCTCGCCGTTGCCGAGGTATTGACGCGCGATCCCGGCCGCGAGCCGCATCGCGCCTGGCGAGCCGGTGGCCTTTTCCTGCAATTCCTGCCCGAGTCCTCCGAGCGCGTCGGTCAACGCGATTTGCACCCCGGCGATGCCCCCGAAGGAGCGTCGGCGACCGTGGAAGAGGATGATGCCTGGGTGGAGGCGCAGAGCCTCGCCGGTACTGTGGAAGACGCTGAACTGATCGATCCCGCGGTCAGCGCTGAAACACTTCTCTATCGGCTATTCCATGAGCGCGGCGCTCGTGTGTTCGAGCCCCAGCCGCTCGTCGAGCGCTGCCGCTGCTCTCGCGATGCCGTCAGCGCGATGATCGCCTCCTTTTCGCCGGCCGAACGCATCGACATGGTGGAGAACGGCCGCATCGGCGTGACGTGCGAGTTCTGCTCGACCCACTACGATTTCGACCCGCGGGAATTCGAGACGGACGAGGCGTGA
- a CDS encoding NUDIX hydrolase codes for MITCRFENGHGAALRHVVTDNIVLRGGEVLLVRRSRHLLEGGKWALVGGFVERDETLPQAAAREIVEETGYQVTDLTLLRVIDRPDRPGEDRQNISFVHFCAAGEKVGAADDESEEQRWFSLDDLPPALEIAFDHFESLEIFIAYRRKPFSLPLYGSRRR; via the coding sequence GTGATCACTTGCAGGTTTGAAAACGGCCACGGGGCAGCGTTGCGCCATGTTGTGACGGACAATATCGTCCTGCGTGGCGGCGAGGTGTTGCTGGTCAGGCGCAGCCGGCATTTGCTCGAAGGCGGCAAGTGGGCACTGGTTGGAGGCTTCGTCGAGCGCGATGAGACTCTACCGCAAGCCGCTGCGCGCGAGATTGTCGAAGAGACCGGCTATCAGGTTACTGACCTCACTTTGCTGCGGGTCATCGACCGTCCGGACCGACCAGGCGAAGATCGCCAAAACATCAGCTTTGTTCACTTCTGCGCCGCCGGCGAAAAGGTTGGCGCAGCTGACGATGAAAGCGAAGAGCAGCGCTGGTTCTCGCTTGACGATCTGCCGCCAGCTCTCGAGATCGCCTTCGATCATTTCGAGAGTCTGGAAATTTTCATCGCCTATCGCCGCAAGCCGTTTAGCCTGCCACTTTATGGAAGCCGGCGGCGCTGA
- a CDS encoding aspartate aminotransferase family protein, translating into MTAPGSTSPLYATFSRADVAFERGEGAWLIDSRGERWLDFGSGIAVNALGHAHPHLVSTLKAQAEKVWHVSNAFRIPDQERLAERLVANTFADRCFFTNSGAEALECAFKTVRRYHWANGQPERFRIITMEGAFHGRTLATIAAGGQEKYLEGFGPKVDGFDQVPFNDIAAVKAAVTAETAGILVEPIQGEGGVRVIPPETLRALRQICDDHGLLLIFDEVQCGYGRSGRFFAYEWSGVTPDVMAVAKGIGGGFPLGACLATEAAAAAMKAGVHGTTYGGNPLAMAVGNAVLDVVLADGFLERVRAASLRFKQSLAGIVDRHPDLFEEIRGEGLLIGLKCKRPVAEMNAAFRDQHLLTIAAGDGVVRLLPPLIVSDEEILEAVKRIDTAATALSASSAAPAAAAAKSA; encoded by the coding sequence ATGACCGCCCCTGGTTCCACTTCTCCGCTCTATGCGACGTTCTCGCGCGCGGACGTGGCCTTCGAACGAGGCGAAGGGGCCTGGCTCATTGACAGCCGAGGAGAGCGCTGGCTCGATTTCGGTTCCGGCATTGCCGTCAATGCCCTCGGGCACGCCCACCCGCACCTCGTCTCGACGCTGAAGGCACAGGCCGAAAAGGTTTGGCACGTCTCCAATGCCTTCCGCATCCCCGATCAGGAGCGGCTGGCCGAACGTCTCGTTGCCAATACATTCGCTGACCGCTGCTTCTTCACCAATTCGGGTGCTGAGGCGCTGGAATGCGCCTTCAAGACGGTGCGCCGCTACCATTGGGCAAACGGCCAGCCCGAGCGCTTCCGCATCATCACCATGGAAGGTGCCTTCCATGGCCGGACGCTGGCGACCATCGCCGCAGGTGGGCAAGAGAAGTATCTTGAGGGCTTCGGGCCGAAGGTCGACGGCTTCGACCAGGTACCCTTCAACGATATCGCGGCCGTCAAGGCGGCGGTGACGGCGGAGACCGCCGGCATTCTGGTCGAGCCGATCCAGGGCGAGGGCGGCGTGCGCGTCATTCCGCCCGAGACCCTTCGGGCGCTGCGTCAGATCTGCGACGACCACGGCCTGCTGCTGATCTTCGACGAGGTTCAGTGCGGCTATGGTCGCAGTGGCCGCTTTTTCGCTTACGAATGGTCCGGCGTGACGCCGGACGTGATGGCGGTGGCTAAGGGCATCGGCGGCGGCTTCCCGCTCGGCGCCTGCCTTGCCACCGAGGCAGCGGCGGCGGCGATGAAGGCCGGCGTGCATGGCACCACCTACGGCGGCAATCCGCTGGCCATGGCGGTCGGCAACGCCGTTCTTGACGTCGTGCTGGCCGATGGCTTCCTGGAGCGAGTGCGCGCCGCCAGCCTGCGCTTCAAGCAGTCGCTAGCCGGCATCGTCGATCGCCATCCCGACCTCTTCGAGGAGATTCGCGGCGAGGGTTTACTCATCGGCCTCAAGTGCAAACGTCCGGTAGCGGAAATGAATGCCGCTTTCCGCGATCAGCACCTGCTGACCATCGCTGCCGGCGACGGCGTCGTCCGCCTTCTGCCGCCGCTGATCGTCAGCGATGAGGAAATCCTCGAAGCGGTCAAGCGCATCGATACCGCTGCCACCGCCCTTTCCGCATCTTCCGCCGCTCCAGCAGCGGCCGCCGCCAAGTCGGCCTGA
- the argF gene encoding ornithine carbamoyltransferase: MTDLKHFLDLTDLSGDDLRAILTRARDLKSKVNGCRPGVGPLAGKVLAMIFERPSTRTRVSFDVGMRQLGGETVMLTGAEMQIGRGETIADTARVMSRYVDAMMIRILDVNALHELAEYASVPVINGLTKVSHPTQVMADIMTYEEHRGSVKGKTLAWTGDGNNVLNSLVHAAARFGYTMRIATPKELAPAQGPIDWARANGGRIEVTNDPFEAVDGADAIFTDTWVSMGDEEGERRRHNLLTPYQVNDRLMAAADKDAVFMHCLPAHRGDEVTSSVMDGPRSIVFDEAENRLHAHKGILAWCFGAMED, from the coding sequence ATGACCGACCTCAAGCATTTTCTCGACCTCACCGATCTCTCCGGAGACGATCTCCGCGCCATTCTCACCCGCGCCCGTGACCTCAAGTCGAAAGTAAATGGCTGCCGCCCCGGCGTCGGCCCGCTCGCCGGCAAGGTACTGGCGATGATCTTCGAGCGTCCTTCGACCCGCACACGCGTCTCCTTCGACGTCGGTATGCGGCAGCTCGGCGGCGAAACCGTCATGCTGACCGGCGCGGAGATGCAGATCGGCCGCGGCGAGACCATCGCCGACACGGCCCGCGTGATGTCGCGCTACGTCGACGCCATGATGATCCGCATCCTCGACGTCAACGCGCTGCATGAGCTGGCCGAATACGCCAGCGTGCCGGTGATCAACGGCCTTACCAAGGTCAGCCACCCGACGCAGGTGATGGCCGACATCATGACCTACGAGGAGCATCGCGGCTCGGTTAAGGGCAAAACCCTTGCCTGGACCGGCGACGGCAACAACGTGCTGAACTCGCTGGTGCACGCAGCCGCCCGCTTTGGCTACACCATGCGCATCGCTACGCCCAAGGAACTCGCTCCGGCGCAGGGACCGATCGACTGGGCGCGCGCCAACGGCGGGCGCATCGAGGTGACCAACGATCCCTTCGAGGCCGTCGATGGCGCCGATGCCATCTTCACCGATACTTGGGTGTCGATGGGCGATGAGGAAGGCGAGCGGCGGCGGCATAACCTGCTGACGCCGTATCAGGTGAACGACCGTCTGATGGCCGCCGCCGACAAGGACGCCGTGTTCATGCACTGCCTGCCGGCCCATCGCGGTGATGAGGTCACCTCATCGGTGATGGACGGGCCGCGCTCGATCGTCTTCGACGAGGCGGAAAACCGCCTGCACGCCCACAAAGGCATCCTGGCCTGGTGCTTTGGCGCCATGGAGGACTGA